The following coding sequences are from one Arthrobacter crystallopoietes window:
- a CDS encoding LolA family protein: MTPVWKRWLPAAVVPAVIAGGVVLGTVQAGAATDLPDKTPQEVLEMVADSSVRSLSGTVEQTSELGLPQLPTDSPSGESGAPSGVASALELLGGSHTARVYLDGHSQARVQVMDRLAERDVIRNGRDVWLYSSKQNAATHLILPEGSETEGHHGDKAWTPEDLAEHFLSSVEPSTEVTVGADAEVAGRTAYELVLTPDSSETLVRSVSIAVDSETGLPLSVDVAARGQDAPAFEVGFTELSLETPSDDLFNFTPPPGATVTERVVEDHHGKHAKGDHGDRHQGDGNHDKDYTKYGSGWETVIGLPADEVPAELLDSPVIAETAQEVDGGRLLSSALVNVLVTDDGRVFAGSVPLEQLQAAAEGR, from the coding sequence ATGACACCTGTATGGAAGCGCTGGCTCCCCGCCGCCGTCGTTCCTGCGGTCATCGCGGGCGGCGTGGTGCTGGGCACCGTCCAGGCGGGCGCGGCCACGGACTTGCCGGACAAGACACCGCAGGAAGTCCTGGAAATGGTGGCGGATAGCTCCGTCCGTTCGTTGTCCGGAACTGTTGAGCAAACGTCCGAACTGGGTTTGCCGCAGTTGCCCACGGATTCACCGTCCGGAGAGTCCGGCGCTCCGTCCGGCGTAGCCTCCGCCCTCGAGCTCCTCGGTGGATCCCACACGGCACGGGTTTATCTGGATGGCCATTCACAGGCGCGCGTGCAGGTGATGGACCGGCTGGCCGAACGCGATGTCATCCGCAACGGCCGGGATGTGTGGCTGTACAGCTCCAAGCAGAATGCCGCCACCCATCTGATCCTTCCGGAAGGCTCGGAGACCGAGGGGCATCACGGCGACAAAGCATGGACCCCTGAAGATCTGGCCGAGCACTTCCTGTCCTCGGTCGAGCCCAGCACGGAAGTGACAGTGGGCGCCGACGCGGAAGTTGCCGGTCGGACCGCCTATGAACTGGTGCTGACCCCCGACAGCTCGGAGACGCTGGTCAGGTCCGTCTCGATTGCGGTGGATTCGGAAACAGGGTTGCCGCTCAGCGTGGATGTCGCGGCCCGCGGCCAGGATGCTCCTGCTTTCGAGGTCGGTTTCACCGAGCTGAGTCTGGAAACGCCGTCGGACGATCTCTTCAACTTCACACCGCCGCCGGGCGCCACCGTCACGGAGCGCGTTGTCGAGGACCATCATGGCAAGCATGCCAAGGGTGACCACGGCGACCGACATCAGGGCGACGGCAATCACGATAAGGACTACACGAAGTACGGATCCGGCTGGGAAACGGTGATCGGCCTGCCGGCAGATGAAGTGCCTGCGGAATTGTTGGACTCGCCGGTTATCGCCGAAACCGCTCAAGAGGTCGACGGCGGCCGGTTGCTTTCCTCGGCGCTGGTGAACGTCCTCGTGACCGACGATGGCCGGGTGTTCGCCGGATCGGTTCCGTTGGAGCAGCTGCAGGCGGCAGCGGAGGGCCGGTGA
- a CDS encoding ChaB family protein yields the protein MPKTDKSGKPKKSELPSTLKRSGKKAQETFAEAHDSAAESYGDEERAHRVAYSALKHTHEKVGDHWEPKEKAGPSDKQAKGGKDTSRKTAGGVDANASKEHLYDLAKKLDVPGRSKMNKSELVDAVQKANDKETRKSR from the coding sequence ATGCCCAAGACAGACAAGAGCGGAAAGCCGAAGAAGAGCGAACTGCCCAGCACGCTCAAGCGTTCCGGCAAGAAGGCCCAGGAAACCTTCGCCGAGGCGCATGACTCGGCCGCCGAGAGCTACGGGGACGAGGAACGCGCACACCGCGTTGCCTACAGCGCCCTGAAGCACACCCATGAGAAGGTCGGCGACCACTGGGAGCCCAAGGAGAAGGCCGGCCCCTCCGACAAGCAGGCCAAGGGAGGCAAGGACACCTCCCGAAAGACTGCCGGCGGCGTGGACGCCAACGCTTCCAAGGAGCACCTGTACGACCTGGCCAAGAAGCTCGACGTGCCGGGGCGCTCCAAGATGAACAAGTCCGAATTGGTCGACGCCGTACAGAAGGCCAACGACAAGGAGACCCGGAAGTCCCGGTAG
- a CDS encoding DUF3040 domain-containing protein gives MPLSDEEREQLHALELQLAAEDPELAQVMRSDLLGPDHGQLVLAVLAWIVGLVLLIIGVATNLTVVGVGGFLVMGAAGYWAMRLYRWGSAIDDQIATDKGTHGVR, from the coding sequence ATGCCGCTGTCGGATGAGGAGCGGGAGCAGCTTCATGCGCTGGAGTTGCAGTTGGCCGCCGAGGACCCGGAGCTTGCCCAAGTAATGCGGTCCGACCTGTTGGGGCCCGACCATGGACAGCTTGTTCTAGCGGTGCTTGCCTGGATTGTCGGTTTGGTCTTGTTGATCATCGGCGTCGCCACGAATTTGACCGTCGTGGGTGTCGGCGGCTTCCTGGTAATGGGCGCAGCGGGTTATTGGGCAATGCGCCTCTACCGCTGGGGAAGTGCAATCGATGATCAGATCGCAACCGACAAGGGGACGCACGGCGTCAGGTGA